A window of Sporanaerobacter acetigenes DSM 13106 genomic DNA:
CTTATGAATATAGCTTTTGTATTAAACGGATTAGGACATAAAGACAAATATCAAGAAATAATGGAATTTTGTATAAGCTCAGTAGATTCTAATGATGAAATGTATCCTAAACTGTGTCACAACTTAGCTGGAGTTTACAGAAGAAATAAAAACTTTGAAAAAGCATTGAAGTTTTCTAATATGGGAATTGATGCTTGTCAAGAAATAGGAGATTTTAATGGATTAAGTATTCTATACTATGGGAAAGGAATTGCTCAATATAAATTGAATAAAATAGAATATAAGAAATCGCTTGAAACATCCATAGTTTTATGTGAAGCATTTGGACAAAAAGAGTTAAAAGATAAAATTATAAGTAACTGTAGAGAAATTTTTCTTCTTCCTTCATTTGAGATAACCTCTCTTATTAGTGATATTTAAGGGTATTATCTCATAGAAAACATTTCTAGTGGATTTGATGCTTATCTTCCAACCATTTGTTAATTTTTAATTTTTTGTTTATCATTTGAAATTAAAAAATACTTACTTGATAATAAAACAGTTACAAATATAATACATGAAGATATTCCTATTGTTATCGCAGGGCTAGTAGCATCAAACATAAATCCAAAGAACATCTCACCTGCAGGAACAGCTATAGTACATACCATCATAATCACTGATTGTATTCTTCCAAGCATATCTAATGAAATTGTTTCTTGGATTATTGTGCCAGCCGCTATATTGCATAAAGTAGCTGTCATCATCATTAAAAAACATATAATTAATATCGTAATAAAAGGTACTATAGTATTTGAAAAAATATTTAAATAAATTTTTGATATAGAAAAAGATATCAAAAACATACATAGTGATATTATTAAACCACTTCTAATTAGAAGTTTGTTTATTGTGTATTTTTTGCACAATTTAGATGAGATTAAAGAAGCAGTTATTCCAGATAAAATTATTGCTATACGTAGAACAGAGTACTGTATTCCATTCCCATCCAAGACTTTTATCGATATATATGGTAAACCGATTTTAAAGATTGGATTAAAAGCAAAGTTTATGAAAATCATTATAATCAAAATATTAAATATTAATTTTTCATTTTTAATGCAAGTGATGCCTTCTTTAAAATCGGAAAAGAACATTTTTAAGTTTAATTTATCATTTTTTAGATTGTTTTTAGGTATGTTTATAAAAATTTCACTAATAGCAGATAATATAAAACTGATAGAATTTATTATAAATATAACACCTATTCCTAAATTATCATATAAAATTGCACCAAGAGCTAATGCTAATATATTTGAAAGGCTTGAAAATAATGTGTCTATTGAATTTGCATCAACTAATGATTCTTTCTCTACTATTGAAGGAATTACAGTTTGAATTGCAGGTTCAAAAATAATATTAGTTATTGTAATTGAAATAACTAATATGTATATACTCAATAAGCTTAAATGTCCATTTATAAAAAATAACAGAGCATAAATCCCCATTAAAATGCCATTTATTAAATCAGTTCCTACAATAATTTTCTTCCTATTAAATCTATCTGCGATGACCCCTGAAAATGGACCTAAAATAAGTTTAGGGAATATTGTTATAGCTGTTACTGAAGCAAATTTAACAGTTGAATGTGTTATTGCAAGTACATATAATGATAATGCAAAATTTTGCATTATTGTTCCTATAAGCGACACTGTCTCCCCCATTATGAGAAGAAAAAAGTCTTTTTGTTTCAGTAATTTTATATTCATGTAAATCCCTCATTTTTTATAATATTTAATCTACAACAGTGTTTGAGTATATTAGAAATTAATATTATTATAATTAATTGTAATATGTTCATGAAAATGTTATATACTTAAATTAATTTAAACTTATAAGATTCAAACAACTGTTTTTTATCTATTTTACCCATAACATTTTTAGGTATGTCATCTACAAATATAACCTTTTGTGGACATTTATAGTTTGAAAGTCTTTTAAAGCAATACATTAAGATATCATTTTCATTTGTTATATTTTTTTTAAGTACTTTTACAAATGCTATAGGAATTTGTCCATATTTATTATTTGCTACACCAATAACAGCACTTTCTAGAACATTGCTATGTGAATTTATGCAATCCTCAATTTCTTCAGGATATACATTCATTTCTCCAACTAAGATTAAATCTTTCTTTCTTCCAACAATAAATATATATCCATCGCCATCAATTTTACCTAAATCTCCTGTATGATACCAATTATCTTTTATAGCTTCTAAAGTAGATTCTTGATCATTTAAATATCCCATCATTACATTAGGACCTTTTATACATATTTCTCCTACCTTGCCTATGGGTAATTTTTGATCTTTTTCATCCACAATTTTAATTTTAACATCTCTAAGAGGTAATCCCACTGAACCCATCTTAGGATGATTAGGAGGATTAATATACGATACTGGTGATGTTTCTGTAGGACCATTGCCTTCTATAATATTTAAGTTATATCTTTTTTTATATTCAAAATTAATTTGTTTATTAAGGGGTCCACCACCTGAAATTATTAGCCTCAAAGAATTAAAATCACATTTAATATTTTTGTTATCAATATAATTTAATAAAAAATTTAAAATTGAAGGCACAGCACTTAATATGGTTGCCCTTTTATTTTTAATCTCGGATACCATAGCTTCAGGATTAAATTTAGAAATTAAAATAATAGACCCGCCAGAATATATAGGAGTTAATATTGTACTCATAATTCCAAAGGAATGAAAAAATGGTAATATAGCAATATGTTTATCACTATCATTAAATTTTACTCTTTCAACACACCTTGAACAATCAAAAATGAGATTTGAATGAGATAATAATACACCTTTAGGTTTTCTAGTTGTTCCGGATGTATATATGCATTGAGCAATTTCATTACTTTTAAAATTAAAATCTAAATTATAATTGTGAATGGAATTTTGCATTAATTCATTTATATTAGTATATTTATTTGAAAAAAATTTTTCAGTTATTATAGTTAATTTAATTGAAGGATTGGCTTTTAGTAACTCTTCCATCAAATTGATTTTATTCTCATTTATTATGATAATTCTTGCATTTGAATTATTAAGTATATAATTAATTTCTTGCTTTTTGCACATGGGATTAATGGGAATAATTATTCCACCTATCCTTGATATAGCAAAATACATTTTAATAAAATTTAGATTGTTTTCTAGCATAATACAAATTATATCTCCAATTTTAACATTTAATTTAAGTAAATTATTTGAAATTTTATTTACATCATTTTCTAAATTTTCATAACTTATTTCTTTATCTTCATCATAAATTGCTACTTTATGTGGATATTTTTTAGATGCTTCAGTTAATATTTTAGAAATATTCATTTAAATTCCCCTTTCCACAATTTATGCTTATTGACTTTGCGATTTGCATTTTTTAACAACTGCAATTACATCTTCTATAGTTTTAACATTATCTATATCTCTAAAATCTATATCAATATTAAACTCATTTTCTATTTCAATAAACATAATTATTATTGAAAATGAGTCTAAATATAAATCTTCTTGAAGTTTAGTATCTATAGTTATGGGAATATTTAAAGAGCATGTGTTTTTCAACACCTTATCAATTTTATTTATATAGTCCATTCTATTTTCTCCTTTATTTTACCAAACACACATAAATACATATTTTAAATTATTAAAATTGATTTTAAAACTTAAAAATATTACTCAATTCATATAAAATTAATGTAATTAGGCTATCTTTATATGAATTTACTTACTTAAATTAACTATTTCCGCAATTATTCTTTCAATCATTGTTTTACCAATTATGCAATTTACATCAATAGGTTTTGAAATATCTTTATTTGCAAGATAATATCCCCCAACACATCCAGCACAAGTATCTGTACATAAATTTTTTGCCCAACATTTATTGCAATTATTATTTTTATAAATTCTATTTTCAATAAATAATAATTGTATATTTTGATATTTGTCTGTGTCTGTCTTAAGAACATTATCCATTATGAAATCTTTATTTTTTAGAAACATAAAACAAGGATATACATCTCCATTAACATCTATTGTTAAATCTGTTATACCTGCTACACAATGATAACCTGTTACTTTTTTGTTTTTAATAGCATTTACAGTGCTTGAAATTTTTTCTATATTAAAGCCCTCATTATCCGATTTAAAAGCTTGTTTTAAATATTTATCAAAAAAGTTTCTTATATCTTCTACATTACTTTTACTTATTGAACAATGAGTTCCTCCAGAATCTATAGTTGGAACTACATGTATCATGTCAACACCCATTGAATTTATTTCATCTAATCCAGGTATAGTTTGATTATTTTTGACAAAATAATCAATATGATTCGTATCTACTGTCATTTCAATAAATAAATTAAATTTTCTTTTCTCATTTAAAATATGAATGTTTTTTATAACAGTATCATAAACACTCTGATTGCTATTTTTAAATATTCTATTTGTATCATTAAGCTCCTTATTTCCATCTAAACTTATAGTAATAGAAGTAAAGTATTTATTAAATATTTCAATACATTCATCGTCAATTAAAGTAGCATTTGTTACTAACGTAAAAGATGGTTTTTCAATATTCTTATTTTCAAAATACTTACTTATATTTTCACATGATTTTTTTAATAATTTTTTATTAAGTAAAGGTTCACCGCCAAAAAATTGTATTGACTCAATACCTTCAGGAAACTTATTTAAAACATAATTTATTGATGGCTCAATAATATCTTCTTTCATAAACTCATCTTTTATAGAACCATAATTTCCTCCTTCAGCATAACAATATTTACAATTTAAATTACATGATCTTGCTAGAATTAAAACAAGTCTTTTACATTTATCCATGTTTATGTTCGTATCTAATAATTCCTTGCCTTTATTTTCTAGATTGTTTTGTGTCAACTTACTTAAAATTTCATCTAATTCTAAATTAGTAATATTGTCTAATTTTCTACCTAGTTCTTCTTTTAACGGAAATATATTTAAAGTATCTCCATCAAATAATATATAATCATCGTCCAATTTAAAATAATGAAAATTATTCATAATATTTACTCTCCTTTTATAAATTTGAAAATTTCAATTATTAAATCAAAACAAAAATTAATATTTTTAACTAACAGTAATGATTGATAAAAATTAATTTACTTGATACCTTTTGTTTTTAGTATTATAAGCTTAGGCTTTTTAATCTATCTCACAATTTATATCATGAAAATTTAGTTTAAACTATAGATAAACAATGCGAATAATTAAAGAGTTAAATGTATTTCATTTTCTCATATAAACGAGGACAATATATGCCTACAAAAGGCGAGCCAGAGCTTCAAGAAGCTTCTAAAAAAAGCTGTTAGTTTACTAGACATTATTGAAAGCACTTCGTATACAGTATTATATATTCAAGATAAAACCAAAATCAAAGTAGGATCCAATAACTATCGCAGTTGGAGTTCCATAGGAAACCCCCTGCAATAGAAAGAAATGGTAGCCGTAAAAGCGTTAATATCATCAGTGCTGCTGAGATTAGTAAAAACTTTGATTCAATTGTAAATGTGTACTCCTCCGATGAGAGAATTACTTCTAACGAAATTATTAAATTTTTTAAAAAACTACTAAACATAAACAAGAATAAAAGAGTGTTCATGATTTGGGATAATGCTAGAGTTCACGCTTCAAAAGCTGTTCAAGAATTTATTAGCCAGCATGAGGAGAAATTATTTATTTTAAATCTTCTATCTTATTCACCAATGTTGAATTTACAAGAAAATATATGGAATAAATTAAAATCCTATTTCTATGAATATAAAGCAAAAACCACAATTGATAAAATTAAAGATTTCATTTCAGATTATTTTAATTATGCCAACTCTAATAAAGCTGAAACTAAATCTCTTGTTAATGCTAGATCTTATTATAAATAGTTTGATTTTTAAACTTGTTTATCTATATTAATATAATAAGTAAAATTAGCTTGTTACCACCTTTATTAATCTTTAAGGATTGCTGCTTGTATTATAAATACTAGCAGTCACAGCCGCAACCAGAACCGCTTGCACCTGCTGGGCCTCGTAATAAATCTATATTATCTATATCTATAGGATTATCTTTAATTGCATTTTGTAATTCTTCGATTAATTCTCCTTTCATTACTTACACCCCCCATATTTAAAATATTAAATTAATATGAAAATTTTATTTTTTATTTAAACTTAGTAATAACAAGCTAATTTTCACTTTTCCTAATTTAAAATCACAAATATTTAACAATATAAATATCTATAAATATATTTTTAATAATTCATTTGGTATTATCTTTTAAGTATTCATATACTTGTTTTTCCATTTCATATATCTTTATTATTTGAGCGGATACTAATAAAGCTTTATTTTCTATATCATTTTCTGCAATACTGACTTCTGATAATTTCTCCCATTCATCAGCAATTTCATCCATTTGTATAAATGCATTTCTTAAAAATTCATATCCATACAATTCAGTACATTCCTTCAAAAACTTTGCATATATTCTTCTGCTTAATGTACCAGTATATTCAAATTCTTTAATACATTTATATATAAAGAAAAACTCTATTTTCATAATATCTTTTATATTTTTATCATAATTAATACATTTGCCTATTTCATTTGAAAATTTCATTAATGCATTTATTCCCAAAGATTCACTAAACAACATTTTCTTTGATAAATTATTTATAGAATCTTTTATAATACTATATTTTAAATTTTCTATTCGTTTATTCGTAACATTTTGGCAATCAAATTCATACCATTTATTAGATTTTAAAATTCCACAAGTTGAATCTCTTGCAATACGTAATTTTTTATCTGGATACCATATCAATTCTTTTTTTAATCCATCAATAATTCCCCAATATAAAATTTTATTTTCAATTTTATACCCTATTATAATTACTGAATGAAATCCAAAGTGTGCCTTCGTTATATCAAGATACTCTAGATAATATCTATCTAAATCTACCATTACTAAATCATTTTTATTTATACAGTTAATTATATCTTCATTATCTATTTTACTATTATAATGAATTATTCTTTTAACATTAAATTTATTAAATAACCTATTTTCCATATTAAAATCAAATCCATTTATTATGATTGTAGGAAATTTACTGCTTGTATCTAACCAGTACTCAAAAGTTAAAGCTTCACCTAAACCAAAACACATTTCTTCACTTAATTTTATTCCATTATATTGGAATATATCAGCAATAGAATTTAATCTACATTGAGTTGTTATATCTGGTTTATGAGTAAATTTACTTATTATTTTTATCTTCATCCCCTCCAATCTTTTGCATATAATGGACTTATGTTAGTAAAATAGATATATCTTTTCGAATGATTTTTTATGATCCTCTCTTAGTAT
This region includes:
- a CDS encoding tetratricopeptide repeat protein yields the protein LMNIAFVLNGLGHKDKYQEIMEFCISSVDSNDEMYPKLCHNLAGVYRRNKNFEKALKFSNMGIDACQEIGDFNGLSILYYGKGIAQYKLNKIEYKKSLETSIVLCEAFGQKELKDKIISNCREIFLLPSFEITSLISDI
- a CDS encoding MFS transporter, translated to MNIKLLKQKDFFLLIMGETVSLIGTIMQNFALSLYVLAITHSTVKFASVTAITIFPKLILGPFSGVIADRFNRKKIIVGTDLINGILMGIYALLFFINGHLSLLSIYILVISITITNIIFEPAIQTVIPSIVEKESLVDANSIDTLFSSLSNILALALGAILYDNLGIGVIFIINSISFILSAISEIFINIPKNNLKNDKLNLKMFFSDFKEGITCIKNEKLIFNILIIMIFINFAFNPIFKIGLPYISIKVLDGNGIQYSVLRIAIILSGITASLISSKLCKKYTINKLLIRSGLIISLCMFLISFSISKIYLNIFSNTIVPFITILIICFLMMMTATLCNIAAGTIIQETISLDMLGRIQSVIMMVCTIAVPAGEMFFGFMFDATSPAITIGISSCIIFVTVLLSSKYFLISNDKQKIKN
- a CDS encoding AMP-binding protein, producing MNISKILTEASKKYPHKVAIYDEDKEISYENLENDVNKISNNLLKLNVKIGDIICIMLENNLNFIKMYFAISRIGGIIIPINPMCKKQEINYILNNSNARIIIINENKINLMEELLKANPSIKLTIITEKFFSNKYTNINELMQNSIHNYNLDFNFKSNEIAQCIYTSGTTRKPKGVLLSHSNLIFDCSRCVERVKFNDSDKHIAILPFFHSFGIMSTILTPIYSGGSIILISKFNPEAMVSEIKNKRATILSAVPSILNFLLNYIDNKNIKCDFNSLRLIISGGGPLNKQINFEYKKRYNLNIIEGNGPTETSPVSYINPPNHPKMGSVGLPLRDVKIKIVDEKDQKLPIGKVGEICIKGPNVMMGYLNDQESTLEAIKDNWYHTGDLGKIDGDGYIFIVGRKKDLILVGEMNVYPEEIEDCINSHSNVLESAVIGVANNKYGQIPIAFVKVLKKNITNENDILMYCFKRLSNYKCPQKVIFVDDIPKNVMGKIDKKQLFESYKFKLI
- a CDS encoding acyl carrier protein; this encodes MDYINKIDKVLKNTCSLNIPITIDTKLQEDLYLDSFSIIIMFIEIENEFNIDIDFRDIDNVKTIEDVIAVVKKCKSQSQ
- a CDS encoding radical SAM/SPASM domain-containing protein encodes the protein MNNFHYFKLDDDYILFDGDTLNIFPLKEELGRKLDNITNLELDEILSKLTQNNLENKGKELLDTNINMDKCKRLVLILARSCNLNCKYCYAEGGNYGSIKDEFMKEDIIEPSINYVLNKFPEGIESIQFFGGEPLLNKKLLKKSCENISKYFENKNIEKPSFTLVTNATLIDDECIEIFNKYFTSITISLDGNKELNDTNRIFKNSNQSVYDTVIKNIHILNEKRKFNLFIEMTVDTNHIDYFVKNNQTIPGLDEINSMGVDMIHVVPTIDSGGTHCSISKSNVEDIRNFFDKYLKQAFKSDNEGFNIEKISSTVNAIKNKKVTGYHCVAGITDLTIDVNGDVYPCFMFLKNKDFIMDNVLKTDTDKYQNIQLLFIENRIYKNNNCNKCWAKNLCTDTCAGCVGGYYLANKDISKPIDVNCIIGKTMIERIIAEIVNLSK
- a CDS encoding transposase, with the translated sequence MEFHRKPPAIERNGSRKSVNIISAAEISKNFDSIVNVYSSDERITSNEIIKFFKKLLNINKNKRVFMIWDNARVHASKAVQEFISQHEEKLFILNLLSYSPMLNLQENIWNKLKSYFYEYKAKTTIDKIKDFISDYFNYANSNKAETKSLVNARSYYK
- a CDS encoding BtrH N-terminal domain-containing protein; protein product: MKIKIISKFTHKPDITTQCRLNSIADIFQYNGIKLSEEMCFGLGEALTFEYWLDTSSKFPTIIINGFDFNMENRLFNKFNVKRIIHYNSKIDNEDIINCINKNDLVMVDLDRYYLEYLDITKAHFGFHSVIIIGYKIENKILYWGIIDGLKKELIWYPDKKLRIARDSTCGILKSNKWYEFDCQNVTNKRIENLKYSIIKDSINNLSKKMLFSESLGINALMKFSNEIGKCINYDKNIKDIMKIEFFFIYKCIKEFEYTGTLSRRIYAKFLKECTELYGYEFLRNAFIQMDEIADEWEKLSEVSIAENDIENKALLVSAQIIKIYEMEKQVYEYLKDNTK